DNA from Bordetella genomosp. 13:
ACCTCGGGCGCGATCATGGCCGCGAGCGGGTGAAAGCATCCCACGCGCAGCACGCCCTGGATGGTGTCGCTGGACACCGAGGCGACTTCGTACAGGCGCGAGGCCCGTTCCAGCAGGTCTTCGCATTCCTGCATGACCTGCGTGCCGAGCGTCGTCAGCGCGAGCCCCTTGGAGGGATGGCGCACGAACAACTGCACGCCCAGTTCTGTTTCGATGTGCGCGATCGCTGCCGAGATGGAGGGCGGGGAGATATGGATCTGGGCGGAGGCCGACGCGATGCTGCCGTGCTTGGCAGTGGCGACGAAGTACTCCATCTGGCGCAGCGAAATGCGATTGAGCATGGTCCGATGAGAGAAAGCGGGATCGATTGGCAGCCTGGGGCTGGCGAATCGGACGTGCGAAGGCGATGTCTGTGTCGACGGTGCCGCGCGGATCCGTGATCCCGCAGTGTATTCACGATGCCCGTGTAACGGGGCGCGATGTCACTCAGTGTTTCTCCGGTGGCCCTGCATGCTCGCGCAAGCGCTGTCACAGGTCTCCGGGCACGCCGAAGCTGGGTGCGGCGCGCGGATCTTTCGCGCGCGTGATGTAGTCCTGCACCTGCGGTTCGTAGACCTTCCACACCTGATACAGCGCCTGGACGGGATCGTCTTCCACCCAATCCAGGCGCAGGTCCACGATAGGCCAGTCCATGTCTCCGTACACCAGCAGCCCGGCGGAGTGCACCGGGCCTTCTTCGCCGCCGGCGGCCTGTCCCGCAAGCATCGCCTGCATCAGGCGTTCGGCCAGCGGCCCCTCGGCGCGGTCGAACGCCGCCAGCATGGCGGCGGGCACTTCCAGCGAGGCCAGCATGTTGCCGGCGCAGGCCGCGTGTTCGCCGGCGGCGCTGGCCAGCGTGCCCAGGGCACTGGCCCCCGTGTACACCGCCGGCGCATTCGCGGCGTCGATGGCCATGAGCTGGCGGTACGCGATGAACGGACGCCGCTGCAGCTGCGCCAGCGCCTGTTCTGGCGTGTGGCCGCCTGCCATCAGGTCCAGCGCCAGGGGACCCAGGGCCGGGTCGGTGATGTTCTGGCTGACCGCCGCGCCCACGCCCGCGCGGGCGCGGATACAGCGCGAGGCAACGGCCGGCGAGGAGGACGAGACCGCGGCGCCGAACTGGCCGGAAGCGGGGCAGCGCGCGATGATCGAGAAGGTCATGGATAGGGCCTTGGCGCGGATCAGTCGGGGATGACGGCGGTCGCGTCGATCTCGACCAGCCATTCGGGGCGGGCCAGCGCCGACACCACGATGCCGGTGGAGACGGGATACACGCCCTTCAGCCAGCGGCCTACCACGCGGTACACGGCCTCGCGGTAGCGGGGATCGATGATGTAGATGGTGATCTTGCAGATGTGCTCCAGCTCGCCGCCTGCCTCTTTCAACAGCATGGCGATATTGGCCATGGCCTGCTCGGCCTGGCCGGCTGCGTCGCCGATGCACACGCTTTCCGAGGTGTCCAGGTTCTGGCCGATCTGCCCGCGCAGGAACACGGTGCTGCCGCGTGCGACCACGGCCTGGCACAGGTCATTGTCCAGATTCTGTTCGGGATAGGTGGCCTTGGTGTTGAAGGTGCGTATGCGGGTGTGTTTCATGGTCGCCTGGAAGAAGGATTCGGGCGGCCGCCGCGGCGCCGCAATGCCGCGCCCGGCGGCCGGCCCACCGTCGAGATGTCTGCCATCGTCGGCCGAGGCGGCGGCGACGCCTATTTGTTTTTTCCGGGGGAGGCCTAAGGAAAAGGCGACTTGGCCCCTGGATGCGCCTCTCCCATCATCTGCGCTCAAGTCGGACGATCCGGCACGTCTACACAACACAAGGGGTTTGCAATGATTCGAAAGCTCGTGTCGGCCGGTGTGCTTGCCGCCGCCATGTTCGCCAGCGCGGCGTCGGCCCAGGACGCGCTGGTGGTCAGCACCTGGGGCGGCAGCTTCCGCGACCTGATCGACGAAAACATCGGCAAGGAATTCACGCGCCAGACCGGCGTGCCGGTGAAGTACATCACCGGCGGCACGATCGACCGCCTGAACAAGGCCAAGCTGGCCACCACACCCGAAAGCGACATCACGTTCACCACCTCGCACATCGGCTGGCTGTACGCCGACGGCAACCTGTTCGAGAAGCTGGACACGGCCAGGCTGTCGAACTATTCGCACTTGGTCGACCAGGCCAGGATCAGCCCGTACCACATCGGCAGCTGGGCCTACGTGTACACGATCGGCTATCGCCCCGATCTGGTGCCGCAGAGCATCAAGTTCGACAGCTGGAACGACCTGTGGAACCCGGCCCTGAAGGGCCGTCTGTCGTCGCCTGACTTCGATCCCAGCCACATCATCACCGTCTCGGCCATGCTGTCGGGCGGCGATGCCGCCACCTGGCAGAAGGGCGAGGAAAAGCTGAAGGCGCTGAAGCCCAACTTCAAGGCCTTCTACACCAATGACGCGAACAGCCAGCAGCTGATCGCCACGGGCGAGACGCCGGTGCAGGTCCTGCTGTCGATGAATGCCTATTACATGATCGGCCAGGGCGTGCCCATCAAGGTGGTGATGCCCAAGGAAGGCGCCGTGCTGGGCGTGGACACCATGGGCATCATGAAGGGCAGCTCGAAGATCGACCTGGCCTACAAGTTCATGGACATCGCGCTGTCGTCGGAAGTGCAGTCCAGGATCGTGGCCGCCAAGAAGGCAAGCCCGGTGGTGGACAACGCCAAGGTGTCCGCCGAGGACGCGGCGCTGCCCGGCGTGTTCACGACCAAGGCGCAATGGGACACCCAGGCCATCGTCATCGACCACAAGCTGCGCGCGGAGAAGACGGCCGAATGGCGCAAGTGGTTCACTGAAAACCTCATGAACTGACGGCACGCGCCCACCCCGCGCCGGCGTCCCGGAGGCTTTGCCGCCGCCGGGGCGCTAGCGTTTTACCGAACAGAAGCAAAACGGACGAAGACGGTCGATCTATGGATGCGCGCTCCAGGCTGAGAGGATGGCTGGTCTCGCCAGCAAGTTTCATTGCGCTATGCATCTGCGTGGCGATGGCCACGGTACTCCAGTACAGCGTGCGCGCCTTCATACCGGGTTCGATGGACGTGGGCGGATTCACGCTGGCGAACTTCACCGGGCTGGACAAGCCGATCTACCTGGATGCCTTCGCCAACACGCTGCTGCTGAGCATCGAGACGACGATCTTCTCGCTGCTGCTGGCCTATCCGCTGGCGTACGCGCTGGTGCGCGTGCGCAACCGCTTTCTCAAGTCCTTCATCCTGATCGTGTCCATCACGCCGCTGTTCCTGGGCGAGATCGTGCGCACGTACTCGTGGATCATCGTCCTGGGGAACAATGGCTTCATCAACACGGTGCTGCGCAAGCTAGGGGTGATCGAGTGGCCGCTGAACCTGATGTTCACGCACCTGGGCGTGCTGGTGGCGCTGGTGCACGTGACGATACCCGTCGTGGTGATGATGCTGGCCACCGGTATTTCCCACATCGACCGCGACTACGAGAAGGCCGCGCAAAGCCTGGGGGCGGGGCCGGTCCGCACGTTCCTGACTGTGACGCTGCCCCTGTCGATGCCCGGCATCATCGCGAGCGTGACGACCTCGTTCGCGTGGACGTTCAGCGCCTTCGCCACGCCGCAGATGATCGGCGGCGGGCGCGTGCCCACCGTCTCCACGCTGGTGTACCAGCTTGGTTTCTCGTCCATGAATTTTCCGCTGGCCGCCAGCCTCAGCGTGGTCGGCCTGGCGCTGACGGCCGTCTCGCTCGTGCTGCTGGGCCGCGCGACGCGCCGGCTCAAGGCCATGGGAGGCCACTAGCATGAAGATACGCAATACGCTGCCCCTGCCGCTGCGCGTGGCTGGCCCCACGCTGATCGTGCTCATCCTGGCGTTCCTGCTGCTGCCGGTGGTCGTGGTCACGCTGGCCTCGTTCAACGACAAGGCCTTGCTGACGTTCCCCCCCGCGACCTGGTCGTGGCGCTGGTTCGAGCGGGTGTTCACCTATCCGGACTTCAAGCAGGGCTTTCATGCCAGCATGGTCGTGACGATGTGGTCGTCGCTGCTGGCGCTGGCCATCGGCACCGCCCTGGCCATCGCAGTGAAGCGGCTGCAGTTTCCGGGCAAGGAACTGCTGCAGGCGATCCTGCTGTCCCCGCTGGTGATCCCGCATTTCACCCTGGGATTGGGACTGCTGATCCTGGTGGCGCAGGTGGGCGTCGAGCGCGGTTACGCCATCGTGATCCTGTGCCACGTGATGCTGGTGCTGCCTTTCGTGATGCGCAGCGTCTACGTGTCTATGGAGAACCTGGACGAACGGCTGGAGCAGGCGGCCGCCAGCCTGGGCGCGTCGCCGTGGCGGGTGCTGTTCACGGTGACCGTGCCGCTGCTGGCGCCCGGCCTGTTCGGCGGGTGGCTGTTCGCCGCCATCATGTCGTTCAGCGAGTTCACCGCCTCGTTGTTCATCACCACGCAGGCCACCCAGACCTTGCCGGTGGCGATGTACAACTATGTGCGCGAGTTCGCCGACCCCACACTGGCCGCGCTGTCGGTGGTGTACATCGCCGTGACGGCAAGCCTGCTGACGCTGGCCAATTACTTCCTGGGACTCGGCAGGATCCTCAACATCGAAGAGAACCGCTGACGGGCCGGACAACGACAGAAAGGGCGGGATCCCGCCCTTTTCTTCGTTTCCGTCGGCCGGCGTCCGCCATGGCGGACGCCGAGGTCGCGAGGCATCAATATCCGCGCGCGGGATCCACCTGGTTGGCGGGCGCCTCGCCCCGCGAGACCCGCAGGATGTTGTCGGCGATCTGGGTCGCTGCCGACGAAGGAATGGCCACGGACGCGAGGTGCGGCGTGATCAGCACATTCTCCATGCCCCACAGGGGATCGTCCGCCGGCAGGGGTTCGCGCTCGAACACGTCCAGCGTGGCCGACCCGATATGGCCGCTTTGCAGCAGCTGCGTCATCGCGGCCTGGTCCACCAGTGCGCCGCGCGCCACGTTGATCAGCGCCGCGCCGCGCGGCAGCCGTTCCAGCCGTTCGCGGCCGAGCAGGCCGCGGGTCTGCGGCGTGAGCGGCAGCATGATCACCAGGATGTCCGCCTGGCCCAGCACGGTGTCCAGCGTTTCCATGCCGGCATGGCACTGCACGCCCTCGATCTGGCGCTGGCTGCGCGACCACCCCAGGACGGTGTAGCCCTGGCGCCGCAGCTCGCGCGCGGCATAGGCTCCCAGCTCGCCCAGGCCCAGCACGGCGACGCGAGTCTCTTCGGGCGCGCGAGGATGCCGATAGGCCCACTGGCCGCGCCGTTGCGCCTGCTCGAAGTACGGAATCTCCCGGGCATGGCGCAGCGTGGCGAACAGCACGTAGCTTGCCATCATGCGGGACATGTTGGGATCGGCGATGCGCGTGATGGGCACGCCGGCGGGCAGGTCCTTGCGGCCGACCAGCGAGTCCACGCCCGCGCCCAGGTTGACGATCAGGCGCAGGTTGGCCATCCGGTCGAAGAAGCCTTCCGGCGGCTTCCATGTCAGGACGTAATGGACGTCGGCGGGGTCGATCGCCTCGCTCGCATGCACGATGCGCAGCCGCGGCAGCTTTGCACGCAGGGCGTTCTTCCAGGTGGCGTAGTCGTCGAACTGGCTGTAGAAGACCAGCGAGCCGGCATCCATGGCGGTATCGGGGGCGCTCATTTCGGCGTGGCCCTCACGCTGTCCGGCGGATCAGGCGCGACATGGCTTCGATGGCCAGTTCGTAGCCCTCTCCGCCCAGTCCCGCGATCACGCCGTCCGCGGCCTTCGATATGTACGAGTGATGGCGGAAGCTTTCGCGCCGCCAGATGTTGCTCATGTGGACCTCGATGATGCGGCCGGGAAAGGACAGCAGCGCGTCCAGGAGCGGAATGGAGGAGTACGTCAGCCCCGCGGCATTGATGATGATGCCCTGCGCCTGCCCGCGGGCTTCCTGTATCCAGTCGACCAGCTGGCCCTCGTGGTTGGACTGCACGAAGTTCAGCGTCATCCGCAGGTCGGCCGCCTTTTTTTCGCAGCGCTGCCGCAGTACGGGAAAGCTCTCGGACCCATAGACCTGGTTGGCATCCAGGCCATACAGATTGGCGTTGGGGCCGTTCAGGAACCAGACGGTGGCCGGGCCCGCATCGCCGGCCGTGGATCGAGTATCGGTGGGAGCATTCATGGTGCGCAATCTCAGGCTTCGTGGGGGATGGTGGCCTGCATGGCGGGCAGGGCCTGGAACGCTTCATTCCAGCGCGCCGCCCGCGGATGCTCGCGGCGCCAGTCGAGTTCGGGAAAGCGGAAGTCCAGGTAGCCGAGCGCGCAGCCTATCGTCACTTCGCCGATGGTCGGGCTGCGGCGGGCCAGGCTGCCGGCCATGGCTTCGATCGCTTCCAGGCCGGCCGCGACCTTCACCAGCTGCGCCTCGCGCCACGCGGGCCACTGCCATTCGGCGGGACGCGCGGTGCGTTCGTAGCGTGCCAGCAGGGCCGCGTCCAGCATGCCGTCGCCCAGCGCCTGCAACGTCAACGCCTGCCAACGCGCGTCGCCGTCCGCCGGGAAGAGATGGTCGTTGCCGGCCAGGCTGGCCAGGTATTCGCAGATGACGCGGCTGTCGTACAGGGCGCGGCCGTCCGCCAGGATCAGGGTGGGCACCTTGGCCAGCGGGTTGTGCTCGGCAATGCGCGCATCGCGCCGCACGGGGTTGGCGGCGCTGTCCAGCCACTGGATGCGGTCGTCGACGCCGCACAGGTGCGCGCAGGCCATGACCTTGCGCACGTAAGGGGATGTCGGGGCGTAGAGCAGCTTCATCAGGGGTCCTCGCTCAGGGCGTGAGCACGATCTTGCCGAACACCTCGCCGCTTTCCAGCAGGCGATGCGCGTGCGCGGCCTCGGCCAGCGGCAGCAGCGCATGGATGCGCGGGGTGACGCGGCCGTCGGACACCAGCGGCAGCACGTGCCGCGCGATCGCCGTCGCCATGCGCGCCTTCTCGGCCGGGCTCTGCGGCCGCATGGTGGACGAATGCAGGCTGAGTTGCTTCTGCATCAGCGTCAGCAGATCGATGTCCACCGTCGAGCCCTGCAGGAACGAGAGGCTGACGTGGCGTCCGCCAAAGCCCAGCGCCTGCAGGTTGCGGCGCACGTAGTCGCCGCCGACCATGTCCAGCACCACGTCCACGCCCCGTCCTGCCGTAAAAGCGTGGCAGGCGGCCACGAAGTCGGTGTCGCGATAGCAGATGGCGTGCGAGGCGCCCATCTCGCGCAGCGCGGGCAGGCGCTCCTCGCGGCCCGCGGTGGCGATCACGCGGGCGCCCGCCGCGTGGGCCATGCGTACCGCCAGTGTGCCGATGCCGCCGGCGGCGCCGTGTATCAGCACGGTTTCTCCTATGCGCAGTCCGCCCAGTTCGAACAGGTTGTGCCACACGGTGAAGAGCCCTTCGGGCAGGGCTCCCGCCGAGGCGACGTCCAGCTGCTCGGGCACGGGCAGCGAATGATCGGCGCGCGCGACGCACCACGGCGCATAGCCGCCGCCTGGAAGCAGGCTCATCACCCGCTGGCCCCGCAGGGCCTCGGATACGCCCGGGCCGCAGGCGATCACCTCGCCGCATGCTTCCAGGCCCAGCACGTCCGTGACGCCGGCCGCCGGCCTGGCCAGGCCTTGCCTCTGCATGATGTCGGGCCGGTTGACGCCGGCGCTCAGTACGCGCAGCAGAACTTCTCCGGGACCCGGGACGGGCACGGGCCGTTCGGCCAGGGCGAGCACGCCGGCATCGCCTGGTTCGCGGGCGATGACGGCTTGCATGGTGGTGGGTGGAGTGTGCATGGGCTGTGCGGATTGCTTGAGGGGAATCAGGCCGGGCGCCGTGGCGGCCTGGCGGATGGGCCGGGGTCAGGCCGCGGCGTTGAAGACGCTGATGCCCTGGCCGGGCAGCTGCAGTCCCGCGACGGCGCCCACGGGCCATTGCTGCATGGCCCCCAGCCCGGCGCTGCGCACCATCACGCGCTGGTGGCCGGCCACCGGAATGTCCACGTCGACGTACGAATCGACGTGGTCACCCTGGAACACGTGGCTGACCACCGTGCCGCTGAGCACCGAGCCGCCGTGCAGCGCTTCCAGGCGGATCTGCTCGGGGCGCACGTAGATGTCCAGCCGACGGCCCTCGTGCGACCCGCCCACCAATCGCTCGCGCGGCACGTGCAGCAGGCCCGCCCCCAGCCGCAGCTGGATGCCGTCGGGGTCGGCCCCGTGGTAGTGGGCCGGCAGGATGTTGACGTCGCCAAGAAAGGACGCGACGAAGGGATCCTGGGGATTGCGATACAGCTCGTCCGGCGTGGCGATCTGCCGGATGACGCCGGCCGACATCACCGCGATGCGATCGGACATGCTGAGCGCCTCCCCCTGGTCGTGCGTGACGAACACCGTGGTCACGCCCAGCCTGCGCTGGATCTCGCGGATCTCGACCTGCATGGCGCCGCGCAGGCTCTTGTCCAGCGCCGAGAAAGGCTCGTCCAGCAGCAGGACCTTGGGGCGGATGACCAGGGCGCGGGCCAGCGCAACGCGCTGCTGCTGGCCGCCGGACAGTTCGCGGGGCTTGCGCTGGCCCAGTCCGTCCAGCTTCACCAGCGCCATGACTTCCCGCACCCGCCGGGCGATGTCATCGGCCGGGATGCGCCGCATGCGCAGGCCATAGCCGATGTTGCGCTCGACGGTCATGTGGGGAAACAGCGCGTAGTTCTGGAACACGATGCCGATCTCGCGCTGATAAGCCGGAAGGGACGTGACCAGTTGCCCGTCGATGAAGATCTCGCCGTTGTCGGCGTCCGCGAAGCCCGCGATGAGGTTGAGCAGCGTCGTCTTGCCGCAGCCCGACGGGCCCAGCAGCGTCAGGAATTCGCCGCGCCGGATCTTCAGCGACACCTCGTGCAGCACAGTCTGGTCGCGGTATTTCTTCACCACGCCTTCCAGGCTGACCGCATGGGTGGATTCCGGGGACGAGGGGCTGTTCTGCATGGCGGCGGGGGCTCGGCGGGTATCTTGGGGTGCCATGAGAGTACGGCAAGGGACCGGCGCTGGCGCGTTGTGGATATTGATGCCGTCCATCGGAAAAACGAAAGGCCGCCGCCCCGGCTGCACCGCCTTGCGCGCCGCGCCGCAATACCCCTACTGCGGCCATTCCTCCGCCCGGCCCTTCCTGC
Protein-coding regions in this window:
- a CDS encoding type II 3-dehydroquinate dehydratase; the protein is MNAPTDTRSTAGDAGPATVWFLNGPNANLYGLDANQVYGSESFPVLRQRCEKKAADLRMTLNFVQSNHEGQLVDWIQEARGQAQGIIINAAGLTYSSIPLLDALLSFPGRIIEVHMSNIWRRESFRHHSYISKAADGVIAGLGGEGYELAIEAMSRLIRRTA
- a CDS encoding NAD(P)H-quinone oxidoreductase codes for the protein MHTPPTTMQAVIAREPGDAGVLALAERPVPVPGPGEVLLRVLSAGVNRPDIMQRQGLARPAAGVTDVLGLEACGEVIACGPGVSEALRGQRVMSLLPGGGYAPWCVARADHSLPVPEQLDVASAGALPEGLFTVWHNLFELGGLRIGETVLIHGAAGGIGTLAVRMAHAAGARVIATAGREERLPALREMGASHAICYRDTDFVAACHAFTAGRGVDVVLDMVGGDYVRRNLQALGFGGRHVSLSFLQGSTVDIDLLTLMQKQLSLHSSTMRPQSPAEKARMATAIARHVLPLVSDGRVTPRIHALLPLAEAAHAHRLLESGEVFGKIVLTP
- a CDS encoding ABC transporter permease; amino-acid sequence: MDARSRLRGWLVSPASFIALCICVAMATVLQYSVRAFIPGSMDVGGFTLANFTGLDKPIYLDAFANTLLLSIETTIFSLLLAYPLAYALVRVRNRFLKSFILIVSITPLFLGEIVRTYSWIIVLGNNGFINTVLRKLGVIEWPLNLMFTHLGVLVALVHVTIPVVVMMLATGISHIDRDYEKAAQSLGAGPVRTFLTVTLPLSMPGIIASVTTSFAWTFSAFATPQMIGGGRVPTVSTLVYQLGFSSMNFPLAASLSVVGLALTAVSLVLLGRATRRLKAMGGH
- a CDS encoding polyamine ABC transporter substrate-binding protein, which encodes MIRKLVSAGVLAAAMFASAASAQDALVVSTWGGSFRDLIDENIGKEFTRQTGVPVKYITGGTIDRLNKAKLATTPESDITFTTSHIGWLYADGNLFEKLDTARLSNYSHLVDQARISPYHIGSWAYVYTIGYRPDLVPQSIKFDSWNDLWNPALKGRLSSPDFDPSHIITVSAMLSGGDAATWQKGEEKLKALKPNFKAFYTNDANSQQLIATGETPVQVLLSMNAYYMIGQGVPIKVVMPKEGAVLGVDTMGIMKGSSKIDLAYKFMDIALSSEVQSRIVAAKKASPVVDNAKVSAEDAALPGVFTTKAQWDTQAIVIDHKLRAEKTAEWRKWFTENLMN
- a CDS encoding DUF1028 domain-containing protein, which produces MTFSIIARCPASGQFGAAVSSSSPAVASRCIRARAGVGAAVSQNITDPALGPLALDLMAGGHTPEQALAQLQRRPFIAYRQLMAIDAANAPAVYTGASALGTLASAAGEHAACAGNMLASLEVPAAMLAAFDRAEGPLAERLMQAMLAGQAAGGEEGPVHSAGLLVYGDMDWPIVDLRLDWVEDDPVQALYQVWKVYEPQVQDYITRAKDPRAAPSFGVPGDL
- a CDS encoding glutathione S-transferase, whose amino-acid sequence is MKLLYAPTSPYVRKVMACAHLCGVDDRIQWLDSAANPVRRDARIAEHNPLAKVPTLILADGRALYDSRVICEYLASLAGNDHLFPADGDARWQALTLQALGDGMLDAALLARYERTARPAEWQWPAWREAQLVKVAAGLEAIEAMAGSLARRSPTIGEVTIGCALGYLDFRFPELDWRREHPRAARWNEAFQALPAMQATIPHEA
- a CDS encoding ABC transporter permease, yielding MKIRNTLPLPLRVAGPTLIVLILAFLLLPVVVVTLASFNDKALLTFPPATWSWRWFERVFTYPDFKQGFHASMVVTMWSSLLALAIGTALAIAVKRLQFPGKELLQAILLSPLVIPHFTLGLGLLILVAQVGVERGYAIVILCHVMLVLPFVMRSVYVSMENLDERLEQAAASLGASPWRVLFTVTVPLLAPGLFGGWLFAAIMSFSEFTASLFITTQATQTLPVAMYNYVREFADPTLAALSVVYIAVTASLLTLANYFLGLGRILNIEENR
- a CDS encoding RidA family protein codes for the protein MKHTRIRTFNTKATYPEQNLDNDLCQAVVARGSTVFLRGQIGQNLDTSESVCIGDAAGQAEQAMANIAMLLKEAGGELEHICKITIYIIDPRYREAVYRVVGRWLKGVYPVSTGIVVSALARPEWLVEIDATAVIPD
- a CDS encoding 2-hydroxyacid dehydrogenase produces the protein MSAPDTAMDAGSLVFYSQFDDYATWKNALRAKLPRLRIVHASEAIDPADVHYVLTWKPPEGFFDRMANLRLIVNLGAGVDSLVGRKDLPAGVPITRIADPNMSRMMASYVLFATLRHAREIPYFEQAQRRGQWAYRHPRAPEETRVAVLGLGELGAYAARELRRQGYTVLGWSRSQRQIEGVQCHAGMETLDTVLGQADILVIMLPLTPQTRGLLGRERLERLPRGAALINVARGALVDQAAMTQLLQSGHIGSATLDVFEREPLPADDPLWGMENVLITPHLASVAIPSSAATQIADNILRVSRGEAPANQVDPARGY
- a CDS encoding ABC transporter ATP-binding protein; translation: MQNSPSSPESTHAVSLEGVVKKYRDQTVLHEVSLKIRRGEFLTLLGPSGCGKTTLLNLIAGFADADNGEIFIDGQLVTSLPAYQREIGIVFQNYALFPHMTVERNIGYGLRMRRIPADDIARRVREVMALVKLDGLGQRKPRELSGGQQQRVALARALVIRPKVLLLDEPFSALDKSLRGAMQVEIREIQRRLGVTTVFVTHDQGEALSMSDRIAVMSAGVIRQIATPDELYRNPQDPFVASFLGDVNILPAHYHGADPDGIQLRLGAGLLHVPRERLVGGSHEGRRLDIYVRPEQIRLEALHGGSVLSGTVVSHVFQGDHVDSYVDVDIPVAGHQRVMVRSAGLGAMQQWPVGAVAGLQLPGQGISVFNAAA